The Argopecten irradians isolate NY chromosome 6, Ai_NY, whole genome shotgun sequence genome has a window encoding:
- the LOC138325005 gene encoding tubulin beta-4B chain-like has protein sequence MREIVHIQAGQCGNQIGAKFWEVISDEHGIDPTGTYHGDSDLQLERINVYYNEATGGKYVPRAVLVDLEPGTMDSVRSGPFGQIFRPDNFVFGQSGAGNNWAKGHYTEGAELVDSVLDVVRKEAESCDCLQGFQLTHSLGGGTGSGMGTLLISKIREEYPDRIMNTFSIVPSPKVSDTVVEPYNATLSVHQLVENTDETYCIDNEALYDICFRTLKLTTPTYGDLNHLVSATMSGVTTCLRFPGQLNSDLRKLAVNMVPFPRLHFFMPGFAPLTSRGSQQYRALTVPELTQQMFDAKNMMAACDPRHGRYLTVAAMFRGRMSMKEVDEQLLNVQNKNSSYFVEWIPNNVKTAVCDIPPRGLKMSATFIGNSTAIQELFKRVSEQFTAMFRRKAFLHWYTGEGMDEMEFTEAESNMNDLVSEYQQYQDATAEEEGEFEEEEAEDA, from the exons ATGAGGGAAATCGTACACATCCAGGCTGGCCAATGCGGCAACCAGATCGGTGCCAAG TTCTGGGAGGTCATCTCCGACGAGCATGGCATTGACCCCACAGGTACCTACCACGGGGATTCCGATCTTCAGCTCGAGAGAATCAACGTTTACTACAACGAGGCTACAG GTGGTAAATATGTGCCCCGTGCCGTGCTTGTGGATCTGGAGCCTGGAACCATGGACTCCGTACGATCAGGGCCTTTCGGACAGATTTTCCGACCAGACAACTTTGTGTTTGGACAGAGCGGTGCTGGAAACAACTGGGCAAAGGGACATTACACAGAAGGTGCTGAGCTCGTAGACTCTGTTCTTGATGTTGTGCGCAAAGAAGCTGAAAGCTGTGATTGTCTTCAGGGATTCCAACTCACACATTCTCTTGGTGGTGGTACCGGCTCCGGCATGGGAACCCTTCTCATCTCCAAAATCCGTGAAGAATACCCAGACAGAATCATGAACACTTTCTCCATTGTGCCATCACCAAAG GTGTCCGACACTGTCGTCGAGCCCTACAACGCCACCCTCTCCGTCCATCAGCTTGTTGAGAACACTGACGAGACCTATTGTATCGATAATGAAGCTCTCTACGATATCTGCTTCCGTACCCTTAAACTAACAACACCAACCTACGGTGACTTGAACCATCTCGTCTCCGCCACCATGTCCGGTGTCACCACCTGTCTCCGATTCCCCGGTCAATTGAACTCCGATCTTCGTAAATTGGCTGTCAACATGGTTCCCTTCCCCCGTCTCCATTTCTTCATGCCTGGTTTTGCCCCTCTAACATCCCGTGGTAGCCAGCAGTACAGGGCTCTTACCGTCCCAGAACTGACCCAACAGATGTTTGATGCCAAGAACATGATGGCTGCCTGTGATCCTCGTCACGGACGTTATCTGACCGTCGCCGCCATGTTCCGTGGGCGTATGTCCATGAAGGAGGTCGACGAACAGCTCCTCAACGTCCAGAACAAGAACAGCAGCTACTTCGTTGAATGGATCCCCAACAACGTCAAGACCGCTGTCTGTGACATCCCACCACGTGGTCTTAAGATGTCTGCTACCTTCATTGGTAACAGCACCGCCATCCAGGAGCTCTTCAAGCGTGTCTCCGAGCAGTTCACCGCTATGTTCCGTCGTAAGGCTTTCTTGCATTGGTACACTGGCGAGGGTATGGACGAGATGGAGTTCACCGAGGCTGAGTCCAACATGAACGACTTGGTGTCTGAGTACCAACAGTACCAGGATGCCACCGCCGAGGAG